The Sulfolobus sp. A20 genomic interval AGCTAGTTTTAGTAAATTGTCTAATGCGTTTTTAGCTTTTTCAGAAGTCGTTATGTAAGTAGCATAAGCTCTAAAGCCTTCACTCTGGAAGCATTTAGCTATTCCTAGATCATTGACGTCTTTACCAAATTTTCTATAGCCTCCTAATTCCTCTAACCAAATGTACTCAATGGGTTGTTTCTCTAGGTTCTCTTTGTTAAAATGTGGAAATTTTCTACTTTTAGGCCATCTTCTGACATCAACCAGTAGGCCTATTTTATACTCTAATAATAACTCAATTAACTCATCTAAAGTCCTGTTTGAGTGACCGACAGTATATAGAATCATGGAAAAATTAGATTACGTATTCTAATAATACCCTTCCTCTTTCATTTAACAACAGTAAATTACCATCCCCAATCTTTATTTTATATTTTGATCTACCAAGTATAAAGTTTATGAGAATATATTCATCTTCATTTACGTCAATGTGTAAAACAACACCATACTTGTTTATTGTCTCTTCAAGTTTTTTGAGCATCTTTTGAGTATCATTACTATATTGAGCTATCACGTTAGTCACTTCATCGAAAAGTTCTTTTAGGTATTTCTCAGATGATCGGTACAAAGGAAAGCACCCCAATTATAATATACATGAGGAAGTTATAAAGTAAGTCTTTGGCTATCTTACATAATACGGCTTTAGATTAGATCGCACATCTCCCTTACACTCAAATAATTTTTGAAGGTTATACATTCCCATATATGGTATTATCTAGCAATATTTTAGATATTTTTATGACTTTTTAGCCTTTTCTGACTTTCTCCCCGCCATGAATGGCTAGGCTTTCATCGCATTGTAAGGTTAATCAGAGTGTTAATTCGCAAATA includes:
- a CDS encoding DUF488 family protein; amino-acid sequence: MILYTVGHSNRTLDELIELLLEYKIGLLVDVRRWPKSRKFPHFNKENLEKQPIEYIWLEELGGYRKFGKDVNDLGIAKCFQSEGFRAYATYITTSEKAKNALDNLLKLASTRNVAIMCAERLPWNCHRKIISDWFYAKGFKVIHIIDKEHIIEHKLSKCASIRDNQLIYF